Sequence from the Candidatus Trichorickettsia mobilis genome:
ATTAAGCTTGTCGGGACGATGCTGCAAATGGAGCTAGCAACGGACACAACCGCTAGTTATAACCCCCTAGAATTATTATCAAAACAAATAGTAGCTCCGAGCGTGATGCAAGTAATAGAGGAAGATCAAATAACCTGCGTAAGCTCAAGGCTAGTATCAAGAATTTATCATATCAAGGAATTGCCGCAAGAGTTCTCGCTTACCGAGACGATAAATTTGTTCGGCGATAGTACCCGTAGCAGTATGGGAATACCGGCAAGGTTTATTATAAGTTACTCCGTTAGCAGTAATATAAGCAAAAGCGGAAGTGCTATGATTACCGCCAGAGGTAAGAAAGTAATTGAAGCATCGGAGAAGTGGTACAGTAACGGTAATCGTGATTTAAAAAGAGAAGCGGCGGAGTGGCAAGATATTAACGATCGGGCAACAAGTAGCGGTGAGAGATTTTTGACTGAACATTGGTCGTTAATGATAACTTCTACGGCTGAATCGATCGACATAGTCAGTCAGAACTTAATTAGCTTATATAACAGTAACAATTTTCGCCTCGGTATCTCGAGCAATCTCCAGCTTCCCGCTCTGCTTAGTATGCTGCCGATGCAACAGGGCTTAATGTGGAGTATCTTAGATAAATTCAAGCTAACGAGGCTCGTCTTGTCTCGAGAAGTAATAGCAAGACTTCCAATTCATGCCGAGTGGAAAGGAGTGCCGAAATCCGGAGTACTTTTGCATGCTCGGCGCGGGCAATTATTTAACTTCAATCCGTTTTACAAAATTAGTTCGGGAAATTACAATATTTGTATATTTGCGCCTAGCGGCGGCGGTAAATCGGTATTCTTGCAAGAGCTAGCGGTTAGCTTAATGGCTCAAAATACCAGAATGTTTATTTTGGATATCGGGCAGAGCTTTGCCAATATTTGTACGTTGCTTGACGGTGAGATTATCCAGTTCGGTCGCAATGCCCCCTTTAGCCTTAATCCGTTTGCAAGTTTCTATAAAGGTATGAATCCCGACGATAAGGACGAG
This genomic interval carries:
- a CDS encoding TraC family protein, translated to MKLSNLNLIYRNIANTCGLAENVESENTASIVDKILAGTFALDDYLSYRYFDEENNLFLSDGNVVGFMLEISPIVGVDDSVHKNLSHFFNDELPEHSYLQFLLVASHDVEDILNYWQEARVNPDPLLDKITKRRAQFVRERAISFGVSDGRIARDYRIFVSFSQIIDTKNNTKSGITGFRNSFINKLESLQLAPRTCDAVDLIKLVGTMLQMELATDTTASYNPLELLSKQIVAPSVMQVIEEDQITCVSSRLVSRIYHIKELPQEFSLTETINLFGDSTRSSMGIPARFIISYSVSSNISKSGSAMITARGKKVIEASEKWYSNGNRDLKREAAEWQDINDRATSSGERFLTEHWSLMITSTAESIDIVSQNLISLYNSNNFRLGISSNLQLPALLSMLPMQQGLMWSILDKFKLTRLVLSREVIARLPIHAEWKGVPKSGVLLHARRGQLFNFNPFYKISSGNYNICIFAPSGGGKSVFLQELAVSLMAQNTRMFILDIGQSFANICTLLDGEIIQFGRNAPFSLNPFASFYKGMNPDDKDEFLKCTKGLLEVMCGVGDDARGSAELEKAIVAALLQNNYKLDISSFAEFLEKSESIILQKYGATLYPYTSEGLYGKYFSGTKQATFKRLITVFEFEEIKNDPKLL